The proteins below are encoded in one region of Pseudonocardia sp. DSM 110487:
- the scpA gene encoding methylmalonyl-CoA mutase has translation MIPDFTRVPLRDGSADAAEWAGDVPVWDSPEGIGVKPLYNAADLADVDFLRTFPGIAPYLRGPYPTMYTTQPWTVRQYAGFSTASESNAFYRRNLAAGQKGLSIAFDLATHRGYDSDHPRVAGDVGMAGVAIDSIYDMRQLFDGIPLDQMSVSMTMNGAVLPVLALYIVAGEEQGVAHEKLTGTIQNDILKEFMVRNTYIYPPQPSMQIISDIFSFTSREMPKFNSISISGYHIQEAGATADLELAYTLADGVEYLRAGIEAGLDVDRFAPRLSFFFGIGMNFFMEVAKLRAARLLWAKLVRQFGPANDKSLSLRTHCQTSGWSLTAQDVFNNVIRTCVEAMAATQGHTQSLHTNALDEALALPTDFSARIARNTQLLLQHESGTTRVIDPWGGSFYVERLTYDLARRAWAHIEEVERAGGMAAAIDAGIPKLRVEEAAARTQARIDSGRQPVIGVNTYVVDSDEEIDVLKVDNAGVRREQLDKLRRLREERDDRVVDDALSALTSAAALIAEGSPRTDEQNLLALSVAAARAKATVGEISDALEKVFSRHAGQIRIISGVYAHEAGKNPVIQRARELVEEFAAAEGRQPRILVAKVGQDGHDRGQKVIATAFADLGFDVDVGPLFSTPAEVARQAVEADVHIVGVSSLAAGHLTLVPELRAELAALGREDITIVVGGVIPPADHAALHEAGAAAVFGPGTVIAEAAVDLLGTLTAKLH, from the coding sequence ATGATCCCCGATTTCACCCGGGTTCCGCTGCGGGACGGTTCGGCCGATGCCGCGGAATGGGCCGGTGACGTCCCGGTGTGGGACTCGCCGGAGGGCATCGGTGTGAAGCCGCTCTACAACGCGGCCGATCTCGCCGACGTCGACTTCCTGCGCACCTTCCCGGGGATCGCGCCGTACCTGCGTGGCCCGTACCCGACGATGTACACGACCCAGCCGTGGACGGTGCGCCAATACGCGGGCTTCTCCACGGCGTCCGAATCGAACGCCTTCTACCGGCGCAACCTGGCGGCCGGGCAGAAGGGCCTGTCGATCGCGTTCGACCTCGCGACGCACCGCGGCTACGACTCCGACCACCCCCGCGTGGCAGGTGACGTGGGCATGGCGGGGGTGGCGATCGACTCGATCTACGACATGCGGCAGCTGTTCGACGGGATCCCGCTGGACCAGATGTCGGTGTCGATGACCATGAACGGCGCCGTGCTGCCGGTGCTGGCCCTCTACATCGTCGCGGGCGAGGAGCAGGGCGTCGCCCACGAGAAGCTCACGGGGACCATCCAGAACGACATCCTCAAGGAGTTCATGGTCCGCAACACCTACATCTACCCGCCGCAGCCGTCGATGCAGATCATCTCGGACATCTTCTCGTTCACCTCGCGGGAGATGCCGAAGTTCAACTCGATCTCCATCTCCGGCTACCACATCCAGGAGGCCGGGGCCACCGCCGACCTGGAGCTGGCCTACACCCTCGCCGACGGGGTGGAGTACCTGCGCGCGGGCATCGAGGCCGGGCTGGACGTCGACCGTTTCGCGCCGCGGTTGTCGTTCTTCTTCGGCATCGGCATGAACTTCTTCATGGAGGTGGCGAAGCTGCGCGCGGCGCGGCTGCTGTGGGCCAAGCTCGTGCGCCAGTTCGGCCCGGCCAACGACAAGTCGCTGTCGTTGCGCACGCACTGCCAGACGTCGGGCTGGTCGCTGACCGCGCAGGACGTGTTCAACAACGTGATCCGCACCTGCGTGGAGGCGATGGCCGCCACCCAGGGCCACACCCAGTCCCTGCACACCAACGCCCTGGACGAGGCCCTCGCCCTACCCACCGACTTCTCGGCGCGCATCGCCCGCAACACCCAGCTGCTGCTGCAGCACGAATCCGGCACCACCAGGGTGATCGACCCGTGGGGCGGCTCGTTCTACGTCGAGCGGCTGACCTACGACCTGGCCCGCCGGGCCTGGGCACACATCGAGGAGGTCGAGCGCGCCGGCGGCATGGCGGCCGCGATCGACGCCGGCATCCCCAAGCTGCGCGTGGAGGAGGCCGCCGCGCGCACCCAGGCCCGGATCGACTCCGGGCGGCAGCCCGTGATCGGTGTCAACACCTACGTGGTCGACTCCGACGAGGAGATCGACGTGTTGAAGGTCGACAACGCCGGGGTGCGCCGCGAGCAGCTGGACAAGTTGCGCCGGCTGCGCGAGGAACGCGACGACCGCGTGGTGGACGACGCCCTGTCGGCGTTGACGTCGGCGGCCGCGCTGATCGCCGAGGGCTCACCCCGCACCGACGAGCAGAACCTGCTCGCCCTGTCGGTGGCGGCGGCGCGAGCGAAGGCCACGGTCGGGGAGATCTCGGACGCGCTGGAGAAGGTCTTCTCCCGTCACGCCGGGCAGATCCGCATCATCTCCGGTGTGTACGCGCACGAGGCAGGCAAGAACCCGGTGATCCAACGGGCCCGTGAGCTGGTCGAGGAGTTCGCGGCGGCGGAGGGGCGCCAGCCGCGGATCCTGGTGGCCAAGGTCGGCCAGGACGGGCACGACCGCGGCCAGAAGGTGATCGCCACCGCGTTCGCCGACCTCGGCTTCGACGTCGACGTCGGCCCGCTGTTCTCCACGCCCGCCGAGGTGGCCCGGCAGGCCGTCGAGGCCGACGTGCACATCGTCGGGGTCAGCTCGCTGGCGGCCGGGCACCTCACCCTGGTGCCCGAGCTGCGCGCCGAGCTCGCCGCGCTGGGCCGCGAGGACATCACGATCGTCGTCGGCGGAGTCATCCCGCCCGCCGACCACGCCGCCCTGCACGAGGCAGGCGCCGCCGCGGTCTTCGGCCCGGGCACCGTGATCGCCGAAGCGGCGGTCGACCTCCTCGGCACGCTCACGGCGAAGCTGCACTAG
- the cydD gene encoding thiol reductant ABC exporter subunit CydD: MRPLDPRLVRSTAAVRVHLAVTVVCGFAATALILLQAWLVARVIGGATAGALDALGGAVAAVGAVALARAALTYGAETAALRSATRVKSDLRRRLVRHVAAGDPATTDAGELATLATRGLDALDDYVARYLPQLVLAVLVPVAVLVVVFRADWISGLVIALTLPLIPVFMALVGMHTQERTRRQWHLLERLGGHFLDVVEGLPTLAVFRRAKAEAALIRRVTEAHREATMRTLRVAFLSAFVLELLATLAVALVAVEIGLRLLYGRLDLETALLVLILAPEAYLPLREVGARFHASMEGVTVAERVFAALERPSAAPTPAEPVDPTPRPAVRFAGTGLTYPGRDAPALDGVDLTLRPGTTTLVTGRSGAGKTSLMALLLRFAEPTAGRVLVTAADGREVDLADIHPDTWRQRIAWLPQHPYLFDASVADNIRLGLPGASDEAVRRAARRAEAEAVIRALPERYATPLGERGHRLSAGQRQRIALARAFLRQEALDAPIVLLDEPTAHLDPEHAAAVRAGVARLLEGRTGVIVAHDEGWSDLADEVVRLEAGAPAEAAHA; this comes from the coding sequence ATGAGACCGCTCGACCCGCGGCTCGTCCGCTCCACCGCGGCCGTGCGGGTGCACCTGGCCGTCACGGTCGTGTGCGGGTTCGCCGCCACCGCGCTGATCCTGCTGCAGGCATGGCTGGTGGCACGGGTGATCGGGGGCGCCACGGCCGGGGCGCTCGACGCACTGGGCGGGGCCGTCGCCGCTGTCGGAGCCGTCGCGCTCGCCCGCGCCGCCCTCACCTACGGGGCCGAGACGGCCGCCCTGCGCAGCGCCACGCGCGTCAAGTCCGACCTGCGTCGACGGCTCGTCCGGCACGTGGCCGCGGGCGATCCGGCGACCACCGACGCGGGCGAGCTCGCCACCCTCGCGACCCGCGGCCTCGACGCCCTCGACGACTACGTCGCTCGCTACCTCCCCCAGCTCGTGCTCGCGGTACTCGTGCCAGTGGCCGTGCTCGTCGTCGTGTTCCGGGCCGACTGGATCTCCGGGCTGGTGATCGCGCTGACGCTGCCGCTGATCCCGGTGTTCATGGCGCTCGTCGGGATGCACACGCAGGAACGCACGCGCCGGCAGTGGCACCTGCTGGAGCGGCTCGGCGGCCACTTCCTCGACGTCGTGGAGGGCCTGCCGACGCTGGCGGTCTTCCGCCGCGCGAAGGCCGAGGCGGCGCTCATCCGGCGGGTGACCGAGGCCCACCGCGAGGCGACGATGCGCACGCTGCGGGTGGCGTTCCTGTCGGCGTTCGTGCTGGAGCTGCTCGCGACGCTCGCGGTTGCGCTGGTGGCGGTGGAGATCGGGCTGCGGCTGCTCTACGGCCGCCTCGACCTGGAGACGGCGCTCCTCGTGCTCATCCTCGCGCCGGAGGCGTACCTGCCGCTGCGCGAGGTGGGCGCGCGCTTCCATGCCAGCATGGAAGGGGTCACCGTGGCCGAGCGGGTGTTCGCCGCGCTGGAGCGGCCGTCCGCCGCGCCCACCCCGGCCGAACCCGTCGACCCGACCCCGAGGCCGGCCGTGCGCTTCGCCGGAACCGGTCTCACCTATCCCGGCCGGGACGCCCCCGCCCTCGACGGCGTCGACCTCACCCTGCGCCCGGGCACGACCACGCTCGTCACCGGGCGCAGTGGGGCGGGCAAGACCAGCCTCATGGCGCTGCTCCTGCGGTTCGCCGAGCCGACGGCGGGGCGGGTGCTCGTCACCGCGGCCGACGGCCGGGAGGTCGACCTGGCCGACATCCACCCGGACACGTGGCGCCAACGCATCGCATGGCTCCCCCAACACCCGTACCTCTTCGACGCCTCGGTGGCCGACAACATCCGGCTCGGCCTGCCCGGTGCGTCCGACGAGGCAGTGCGCCGCGCCGCCCGGCGGGCGGAGGCCGAGGCCGTGATCCGCGCGCTCCCCGAGCGCTACGCCACCCCGCTCGGCGAGCGCGGGCACCGGCTGTCGGCGGGCCAGCGCCAGCGCATCGCGCTGGCCAGGGCGTTCCTGCGCCAGGAGGCCCTGGACGCGCCGATCGTGCTGCTGGACGAACCCACAGCGCACCTCGACCCTGAGCACGCCGCCGCCGTGCGCGCCGGTGTCGCCCGCCTCCTGGAAGGGCGGACCGGCGTGATCGTCGCGCACGACGAGGGCTGGTCCGACCTCGCGGACGAGGTCGTGCGTCTCGAGGCCGGCGCGCCCGCGGAGGCCGCTCATGCCTGA
- a CDS encoding sigma-70 family RNA polymerase sigma factor encodes MPPARDRDEALVHAVYSEHGRALLAYATRLTGDRAAAEDIVQETLIRAWRHPDVLTNGKGSARGWLLTVVRNLVTDRYRAKAARPQEVAENPDAPPMVRDHADRVVASVTVMAALDELSEDHRGVLDQIYFQGRSLGEAATALGIPAGTVKSRSYYALRALRQALAGTMSDSPAGREVPA; translated from the coding sequence ATGCCGCCCGCCCGTGATCGTGACGAGGCACTGGTGCACGCCGTCTACTCCGAGCACGGGCGCGCCCTGCTCGCGTACGCCACCCGGCTCACCGGCGACCGTGCCGCTGCGGAGGACATCGTGCAGGAGACGCTCATCCGTGCCTGGCGACATCCAGATGTACTGACCAACGGAAAGGGCTCCGCGCGTGGCTGGCTGCTCACGGTGGTCCGCAACCTCGTGACCGACCGGTACCGAGCCAAAGCCGCCCGGCCACAGGAGGTGGCGGAGAACCCCGACGCGCCTCCGATGGTCCGGGACCACGCCGACAGGGTCGTGGCGTCGGTCACCGTGATGGCGGCGCTCGACGAGCTCTCCGAGGACCACAGGGGTGTGCTCGACCAGATCTATTTCCAGGGACGCAGCCTCGGCGAGGCCGCCACGGCGCTCGGCATCCCCGCCGGCACCGTGAAGTCGCGGTCGTACTACGCGCTGCGGGCGCTCCGGCAGGCACTGGCAGGGACGATGTCCGATAGCCCGGCGGGACGGGAGGTGCCGGCATGA
- a CDS encoding methylmalonyl-CoA mutase family protein translates to MDAEMVESAPSAQQRSATAGGTAQVDGAALDAQAPPEPEQLALAAEFPEADGAAWLALVDQVVRRAGRIPEDAEPGAGFEKLTWRTLDGIPVRPLYTADDGPAPETAGVPGAAPYVRGGRANGPAPGGWDVRQRHAEPDANAASDAVRADLRNGARSIWLAVGAGGTAVADMAAVLEAVDLDVVPVVLDASADAADTELAAAHALLALATERNVPPSDALGTLGLDPVGRRARTGAGPDPDVVVPLVRRVAAEFPWVRAVVVDAVPVHGAGASDAQELGFSLAAGVAYLRALTGAGLDMATAAGLLEFRYAATAEQFPTIAKLRAARLLWSRVTEACGRALPQFQHAVGSPVMLTRRDVHGNLLRGTVAGLAAGVGGADAVTVAPFDAAIGGSEPFSRRIARNTQSLLVQEAHLARVVDPAGGSWFVESLTRELAAAAWAFFQEIEAAGGVLAALDTGLVAERVAAVRERREEAAARRTAPIVGVSEFADLAEPVPGRRPGQAPPGGGLPLFRPAEPYEAFRDRSDALLAETGARPRAFLATLGPLAAYTARAGFARNLLQAGGIETPEAGSTETAEDVVEAFRKAGAPVAVLCSTDALYAERASDTAAALRAAGARQVLLAGKADVPGVDGNLAAGCDAPAVIGSVYRALEVQE, encoded by the coding sequence ATGGACGCCGAGATGGTGGAGTCAGCCCCCAGTGCACAACAACGCAGTGCGACGGCCGGCGGTACGGCGCAGGTCGACGGTGCCGCGCTCGACGCGCAGGCACCTCCGGAGCCGGAGCAACTGGCGCTCGCCGCCGAGTTCCCGGAGGCGGACGGGGCGGCCTGGCTCGCGCTCGTCGACCAGGTCGTGCGCAGGGCGGGACGGATCCCCGAGGACGCCGAGCCGGGTGCGGGATTCGAGAAGCTGACCTGGCGCACCCTCGATGGCATCCCGGTGCGGCCCCTCTACACGGCCGACGACGGCCCCGCCCCCGAGACCGCAGGCGTGCCGGGCGCCGCGCCGTACGTGCGCGGTGGACGCGCGAACGGCCCCGCTCCGGGCGGGTGGGACGTGCGGCAGCGGCACGCCGAACCGGACGCGAACGCGGCGTCGGATGCGGTGCGCGCCGACCTGCGGAACGGGGCCCGCTCGATCTGGCTGGCCGTCGGCGCGGGCGGCACGGCTGTCGCGGACATGGCCGCTGTGCTCGAGGCCGTGGACCTCGACGTGGTCCCCGTCGTGCTGGACGCGTCCGCCGACGCTGCGGACACGGAGCTCGCCGCGGCCCACGCCCTGCTCGCGCTGGCGACCGAGCGGAACGTGCCCCCGTCCGACGCGCTGGGCACGCTCGGCCTCGACCCGGTGGGCCGCCGCGCGCGCACCGGTGCGGGGCCGGATCCCGATGTGGTGGTGCCGCTGGTCCGGCGGGTGGCGGCCGAGTTCCCGTGGGTTCGCGCGGTGGTGGTGGACGCAGTTCCGGTGCACGGGGCCGGCGCCTCGGACGCCCAGGAGCTGGGGTTCTCCCTCGCGGCCGGGGTGGCGTACCTGAGGGCGCTCACCGGTGCGGGCCTCGACATGGCCACGGCGGCGGGCCTGCTGGAGTTCCGCTACGCGGCGACGGCGGAGCAGTTCCCGACGATCGCGAAGCTGCGGGCGGCGCGGCTGCTCTGGTCGCGGGTGACCGAGGCATGCGGGCGGGCGTTGCCGCAGTTCCAGCACGCGGTCGGGTCGCCGGTGATGCTGACACGGCGGGACGTGCACGGGAACTTGCTGCGGGGCACGGTGGCGGGCTTAGCCGCCGGGGTGGGTGGCGCGGACGCGGTCACCGTCGCGCCGTTCGACGCCGCGATCGGCGGATCCGAGCCTTTCTCCCGCCGGATCGCCCGCAACACCCAGTCGCTGCTGGTGCAGGAGGCGCATCTGGCGCGGGTGGTCGACCCGGCGGGTGGGTCGTGGTTCGTCGAGTCGTTGACCCGGGAGCTGGCCGCGGCGGCGTGGGCGTTCTTCCAGGAGATCGAGGCCGCGGGCGGGGTGCTCGCGGCGCTGGACACGGGGCTGGTGGCCGAGCGCGTCGCGGCTGTCCGCGAGCGGCGCGAGGAGGCGGCCGCCCGCCGGACCGCGCCGATCGTGGGCGTGAGCGAGTTCGCCGACCTCGCCGAGCCGGTGCCCGGGCGCCGTCCGGGGCAGGCACCGCCCGGCGGCGGGCTGCCCCTGTTCCGGCCCGCCGAGCCGTACGAGGCGTTCCGGGATCGTTCCGACGCCCTGCTCGCCGAGACCGGTGCCCGGCCGCGGGCGTTCCTCGCAACGCTCGGCCCGCTCGCCGCCTACACGGCTCGCGCGGGGTTCGCGCGCAACCTGCTGCAGGCGGGTGGGATCGAGACGCCGGAGGCCGGGTCGACGGAGACCGCGGAGGACGTCGTGGAGGCGTTCCGGAAGGCCGGTGCCCCGGTGGCGGTGCTGTGCTCGACCGATGCGTTGTACGCGGAGCGGGCATCGGACACCGCGGCGGCGCTGCGGGCGGCCGGGGCCCGGCAGGTGCTGCTCGCCGGGAAGGCGGACGTGCCCGGCGTGGACGGGAATCTCGCCGCGGGCTGCGACGCGCCTGCCGTGATCGGGTCGGTCTACCGGGCGCTGGAGGTGCAGGAATGA
- a CDS encoding anti-sigma factor encodes MNRHRTGNGDWTDREYGGAHHAEELGAHVLGLLDAAQSRAVEEHLAGCPACRREWEELRGMVELLDDVPPEAFLDGAPDADLMLHRTVRQVRAEAAAQRRKRRFLLTGVAAAALAVVLSGGVLVGRETAPPPAVVAAPGAVQLAGGGTPGVSMTATLTPATGWVRLSTSVKGIPAGERCYVVVVGRDGTREIAGSWLVSEGGWRDGVTLDGSALVPLDQVAEVVIENEAGQEFAIART; translated from the coding sequence ATGAATCGCCACCGGACCGGGAACGGCGACTGGACGGATCGGGAGTACGGCGGGGCGCACCACGCCGAGGAGCTCGGCGCCCACGTCCTCGGCCTGCTCGACGCGGCGCAGTCCCGCGCGGTCGAGGAGCACCTCGCCGGCTGCCCGGCGTGCCGACGCGAGTGGGAGGAACTGCGCGGGATGGTCGAGCTGCTCGACGACGTGCCCCCTGAGGCGTTCCTCGACGGGGCGCCGGACGCCGACCTCATGCTGCATCGCACCGTGCGGCAGGTTCGGGCGGAGGCAGCGGCCCAGCGCCGCAAGCGCCGCTTCCTGCTCACCGGCGTGGCCGCGGCGGCGCTCGCCGTGGTGCTGAGCGGCGGGGTGCTGGTCGGGCGGGAGACCGCCCCACCCCCCGCGGTCGTGGCGGCGCCCGGCGCCGTGCAGCTGGCCGGCGGCGGGACGCCCGGCGTCTCGATGACCGCGACCCTCACGCCGGCAACCGGCTGGGTCCGCCTCTCGACCTCGGTGAAGGGGATCCCGGCCGGCGAGCGGTGCTACGTCGTCGTGGTGGGCCGCGACGGCACCCGCGAGATCGCGGGGAGCTGGCTGGTCTCCGAGGGCGGCTGGCGCGACGGCGTGACGCTCGACGGTTCCGCCCTCGTGCCGCTCGACCAGGTCGCCGAGGTGGTCATCGAGAACGAGGCAGGCCAGGAGTTCGCCATCGCGCGAACCTGA
- a CDS encoding DUF6529 family protein: MTRSAPGVQYQQTPSQMAGPHSGPNRERTLPRAPGYPAPGPHRRAARRSGNPGLVGAVAVGSLVAVGLGVYGRFHEPAGAALNIAGFSSGIAAKAWLATGAFLLALVQLWSAAALFGRVGRRWREAGGAPDWVAGLHRWSGRAAVLLTVPVAVHCLYALGFEGSTPRVLVHSLAGCFLYGAFVAKMLVLQQPRSPRWSLPLLGGLLFTTLTAVWLSSAVWFFSTSGLSF, from the coding sequence ATGACCCGTTCCGCACCCGGCGTCCAGTACCAGCAGACGCCCTCCCAGATGGCCGGACCGCACTCCGGCCCGAACCGCGAGCGGACCCTCCCGCGCGCCCCTGGCTACCCCGCCCCGGGGCCCCACCGCCGCGCCGCTCGCCGGAGCGGCAACCCCGGGCTCGTGGGGGCGGTGGCGGTGGGGTCGCTGGTCGCCGTGGGCCTCGGCGTGTACGGCCGGTTCCACGAGCCGGCGGGGGCCGCGCTCAACATCGCGGGCTTCTCCTCGGGGATCGCCGCGAAGGCGTGGCTGGCCACCGGCGCGTTCCTGCTGGCGCTGGTGCAGCTGTGGTCCGCGGCCGCCCTCTTCGGACGCGTCGGGAGGCGGTGGCGGGAGGCAGGCGGGGCACCGGACTGGGTGGCGGGCCTGCACCGCTGGTCGGGGCGTGCGGCGGTGCTGCTCACCGTGCCCGTGGCCGTGCACTGCCTCTACGCGCTCGGATTCGAGGGCAGCACCCCACGTGTGCTCGTGCACTCGCTGGCCGGTTGCTTCCTGTACGGCGCGTTCGTCGCGAAGATGCTCGTGCTGCAGCAGCCGAGGAGCCCTCGCTGGAGCCTCCCGCTGCTCGGGGGCCTGCTGTTCACCACCCTCACCGCCGTATGGCTCAGCTCGGCCGTGTGGTTCTTCTCGACCTCCGGACTGTCCTTCTGA
- a CDS encoding cytochrome ubiquinol oxidase subunit I, with protein MDALDLARWQFGITTIYHFLFVPLTIGLSVVVAALQTAWHRTGRPEYLRATKFFGKLFLINFAMGVVTGIVQEFQFGMNWSAYSTFVGDVFGAPLALEALLAFFLESTFIGLWIFGWDRLPRRVHLATIWAAAIGSNLSAFFILAANAWMRHPVGFAVDPATGRAYLTDIWAVLTNPQALSTYAHVVSASFVVAGLFVVAVSAYKLLHRDRAGHPSEPGLFRRTLRAGLVTTAVAGAVVALSGDHQAKLMAEYEPMKLASAEAIWETEGAAGFSLFAIGDHEIGEVGVGRNVVDLEVPYVLSVLATGSPAGEVEGINDLQRRFTEQFGPGDYTPNIPVLYWSFRLMIGLGLAGVGVGVLGLWLTRRGAMPRQRWMYRVAIAALPAALAANIFGWVLTEMGRQPWTVVGQLLTAASVSPGVSLGEVAFSLTVFTLLYGALAVVETRLLLRYVKAGPGHVMPYPRAGEPEPERVPAFVY; from the coding sequence GTGGACGCACTGGACCTGGCACGGTGGCAGTTCGGGATCACGACGATCTACCACTTCCTGTTCGTCCCGCTGACGATCGGACTCTCGGTCGTCGTCGCAGCGCTGCAGACCGCGTGGCACCGCACCGGGCGGCCGGAGTACCTGCGTGCCACGAAGTTCTTCGGGAAGCTGTTCCTGATCAACTTCGCGATGGGCGTGGTGACCGGCATCGTCCAGGAGTTCCAGTTCGGGATGAACTGGAGCGCCTACTCCACCTTCGTCGGGGATGTCTTCGGCGCTCCGCTCGCGCTGGAGGCCCTGCTCGCGTTCTTCCTCGAGTCCACCTTCATCGGGCTGTGGATCTTCGGGTGGGACCGGCTCCCCCGCCGCGTGCACCTGGCGACCATCTGGGCCGCGGCGATCGGCTCGAACCTCTCGGCGTTCTTCATCCTCGCCGCCAACGCCTGGATGCGGCACCCCGTCGGGTTCGCCGTCGACCCGGCCACCGGGCGCGCGTACCTCACCGATATCTGGGCGGTGCTCACCAACCCGCAGGCGCTCTCGACGTACGCGCACGTGGTCAGCGCGTCGTTCGTCGTGGCCGGGCTCTTCGTGGTGGCGGTCTCGGCCTACAAGCTGCTGCACCGGGACCGGGCCGGGCACCCCAGCGAGCCGGGCCTGTTCCGCCGGACGCTGCGCGCCGGGCTGGTCACCACCGCGGTCGCCGGGGCGGTCGTGGCCCTCTCGGGCGACCACCAGGCCAAGCTCATGGCCGAGTACGAGCCGATGAAGCTCGCCTCGGCCGAGGCGATCTGGGAGACGGAGGGCGCGGCCGGATTCTCCCTGTTCGCGATCGGCGATCACGAGATCGGTGAGGTCGGCGTCGGCCGCAACGTCGTGGACCTCGAGGTGCCCTACGTGCTCAGCGTCCTTGCCACCGGATCGCCCGCCGGTGAGGTGGAGGGCATCAACGACCTGCAGCGCCGGTTCACCGAGCAGTTCGGCCCCGGCGACTACACCCCGAACATCCCGGTCCTGTACTGGTCGTTCCGGCTGATGATCGGGCTCGGGCTGGCCGGCGTCGGCGTCGGCGTCCTCGGCCTCTGGCTCACCCGGCGCGGGGCCATGCCGCGGCAGCGGTGGATGTACCGGGTGGCGATCGCGGCCCTGCCCGCCGCACTCGCTGCGAACATCTTCGGCTGGGTCCTCACCGAGATGGGCCGCCAACCGTGGACGGTGGTCGGGCAGCTGCTCACGGCCGCGAGCGTCTCCCCCGGCGTGAGCCTCGGCGAGGTGGCCTTCTCGCTGACGGTCTTCACCCTCCTCTACGGGGCGCTGGCCGTCGTGGAGACGCGGCTGCTGCTGCGCTACGTGAAGGCAGGGCCCGGCCACGTCATGCCCTACCCCCGCGCGGGCGAGCCGGAGCCCGAGCGCGTCCCCGCGTTCGTCTACTAG
- a CDS encoding Rieske (2Fe-2S) protein has translation MQPVHPSPLTRRAFVTSTCGAVCGAALSACAVYRVGPAPAQAPAPPDAQAAPGPGGSPQAVGLARTSDIPVGGGAVFAEQDIVVTQPEAGEFRAFSATCTHQGCPVTEVADGTINCNCHGSKFAVADGSVVDGPADTGLPERGISVAGEEIVLA, from the coding sequence GTGCAACCCGTCCACCCGAGTCCCCTCACGCGGCGCGCGTTCGTCACCAGTACGTGCGGCGCGGTGTGCGGCGCCGCGCTGAGCGCCTGTGCCGTGTACCGGGTCGGCCCCGCGCCCGCGCAGGCGCCCGCCCCACCGGATGCCCAGGCAGCGCCCGGCCCGGGCGGATCCCCGCAGGCCGTCGGGCTCGCCAGGACCTCCGACATCCCGGTGGGTGGCGGCGCCGTGTTCGCCGAGCAGGACATCGTGGTCACACAGCCGGAAGCCGGGGAGTTCCGCGCCTTCTCCGCCACCTGCACCCACCAGGGCTGCCCGGTCACGGAGGTGGCCGACGGCACGATCAACTGCAACTGCCACGGCAGCAAGTTCGCCGTCGCGGACGGCTCGGTGGTCGACGGGCCCGCCGACACCGGGCTCCCGGAACGGGGCATCTCGGTGGCAGGGGAGGAGATCGTGCTCGCCTAG
- the cydB gene encoding cytochrome d ubiquinol oxidase subunit II produces the protein MDLPTVWFVAIAVLWTGYFVLEGFDFGVGMLLPVLGRGSDADRRVVINAIGPVWDGNEVWLITAIGAMFAAFPAWYAGMLSGFYVPVLLIIVALIVRGVAFEYRGKVDDPRWRARWDTAIVFGSTVPAFTWGMLFANLVRGVELGPDGVVRSGLLDLLNPYALVGGLATLALFVLHGAVFLALKTDGPVRHRARATARAAAPAAGATLFAFLMWTQADHGSPATALVAACAVGALVVGGLLVARRREGWAFLATAIAIAATTAVLFGTLFPAVLPSLLDPAFDLTVAGAASKPYTLGILSWIGGFFLPLVLLYQSWSYWVFRRRVTRAHVS, from the coding sequence GTGGACCTGCCCACCGTCTGGTTCGTCGCCATCGCGGTGCTCTGGACCGGCTACTTCGTGCTGGAGGGCTTCGACTTCGGGGTCGGGATGCTGCTCCCGGTGCTCGGCCGCGGCTCCGACGCCGACCGGCGGGTCGTGATCAACGCGATCGGCCCGGTCTGGGACGGCAACGAGGTCTGGCTCATCACCGCGATCGGGGCCATGTTCGCCGCGTTCCCCGCCTGGTACGCGGGCATGCTGAGCGGCTTCTACGTCCCGGTGCTGCTGATCATCGTCGCCTTGATCGTCCGCGGTGTGGCGTTCGAGTACCGGGGAAAGGTGGACGATCCGCGCTGGCGCGCCCGCTGGGACACCGCGATCGTCTTCGGGAGCACCGTGCCGGCGTTCACATGGGGCATGCTGTTCGCCAACCTCGTGCGCGGTGTCGAGCTGGGCCCCGACGGCGTGGTGCGGTCGGGCCTCCTCGATCTGCTCAACCCGTACGCGCTGGTGGGCGGCCTCGCGACGCTCGCGCTGTTCGTCCTGCACGGCGCGGTCTTCCTGGCGCTCAAGACCGACGGCCCGGTCCGGCACCGGGCCAGGGCGACGGCGCGGGCGGCGGCACCCGCCGCGGGCGCCACCCTCTTCGCGTTCCTCATGTGGACCCAGGCCGACCACGGCTCGCCCGCCACGGCGCTCGTCGCGGCGTGCGCCGTCGGGGCGCTGGTCGTCGGGGGCCTGCTCGTCGCCCGCCGCAGGGAGGGCTGGGCGTTCCTCGCCACCGCGATCGCGATTGCGGCCACGACGGCGGTGCTCTTCGGGACGCTCTTCCCCGCCGTGCTGCCGTCGCTGCTCGATCCCGCGTTCGACCTCACGGTGGCCGGCGCCGCGTCGAAGCCCTACACGCTCGGGATACTGTCCTGGATCGGCGGGTTCTTCCTGCCGCTGGTGCTGCTGTACCAGTCCTGGAGCTACTGGGTGTTCCGGCGCAGGGTGACCAGGGCGCACGTGTCATGA